Genomic segment of Nostoc sp. TCL240-02:
AATAAATTTTGAATATTTTGTTGAAGAAACTTTTGTTCAGCATATAATTCTGGGGAGAGTCCATTATCCTCCAACATATCTTGTAATTCTATATCTTTGTCTGAGCCAACTCGTAATTCTAGAGAGATAGGTTGACGTGCCAAAAGTAAATAATCTCGAATTTGTTTTGGATCTAAAGATAGTTCTTCGGCGATATCAACTGCGGTAGGAGTACGACCTAATTTTTGAGTTAATTCACGTTGAATCCGCTTGATTTTGTTCAGCTTTTCTGTAATATGAATAGGCAAGCGGATAGTACGTCCTTGTTCGGCGATCGCTCGTGTAATCGCCTGGCGAATCCACCAATAGCCATAGGTTGAAAATTTGTACCCTTTTGTAGGGTCAAATTTCTCAATTCCTCGCTCTAAACCTAAACTTCCTTCTTGAATTAAATCCAGAAAATCTAGGTTATGTCTTTGATATTTCTTAGCAATAGATACTACGAGTCGCAGGTTAGCTTGAATCATTTTCTGCTTGGCTTTATGCCCTTGATGTAGCTGTTGCAGCAGTGATTGTTCGCCGATATCTGTATTTTCAACCCACTCTTGCTGGGTCGGCTGACGTTTTAATTTAGTAGCTAATTTTTCTTTTATAGCTAGTAAAGCCATCATTTTTTGGACTTGTTTGGCAAAATTAATCTCCTGCTCATGAGTTAATAAAGGTATACGTCCAATATCGTGAAGATAAGTACGTACTGTATCAGCAGTATATAAAGGTTTCTCCTTTTTATTACTTTCTTCTAGATACTGATAAGATAGATTATTCATAGTTATTTGAACCTTCAAAAATACTTGTTGGTTTAGAGGATGTTTGAAAATTCCTCTTGGCAGGAGCAAAACATTTTAGTTATTGCCACGAATCATTATTTTGTTAAAACTAATATTTTTCAAGTTAATAGCTTGATGTTACAGGAGCTTGTCAAAGAATTGAAAAAGTTATGTCTGTCGAAATTCTAGTCCGTTCTGAAGCAGGAGTAATACCTCTACTAAGTGCTTCTGTAATGAGTTTTGCAGCACTGGAGACAATGGATTATGCCTTAATTGCACTTTTGCGATCGCAGAATTACTGCTTTGTTTTTATACTTTAAAAAACTGCGATCGCTTTTGATTAATCCTTACACAGATTTTGACCTTTTTCTAGTAAGCAAACTAGTCATACTTAATCCAGTGGCCAACAACCCTAATAGTCCTAGTCCGTTCAAAATCGGGTAGATTCCCTGTAAACCCAAGATTTCACCACGATGAATCGAAAGTAGTATACTACGTGGAACTCCAATGTTAGCTGATCACTCACCTACCAAGGTAGCTGCAAAACCAGTTAATAATGTTACAGCAAGTGGTAAAGCCAAAATAATCGCCAGAGTCCGGTGGTATTTGCGAAATGAACGCATTCTCCAAAATCTCCAGTGGAAACTATAGCAGTTTGCAATTTGATAAGAAACAGAACTATTTGTCTCAAAGCCAGATATAAAAACTATTTTTCTACTGTCTTTTATTTTTTGGCTCCTGCTCTATGTTAGTTTTCCCTCACTTTTTGGAAACAGTGGCGATGTTTGTCTCAAGTGTTTGTAACCCCTTAAGAGATTTCGCTTTATCTTTTGCTTTCAGTGTCCCCTTCACCTGGGTCGCAGCATCTTCGATGGTATTATAGGTTTTTGAAGATTTAGTTTTGACACCATCTTCAACTTTAGACCAAGAGTCTTCAAACTTATTAAATTCCTGTTGAGCTTTGTCAAAGTTTCCGGCTTGCACCGCAGTTTTTGTATTTGTAACGACACCGGCCAAAGTATCAAAACCTCCCTGCGTAGCACTAGGGGTTTTTGATACTGTTGCCGCCTTAGTGGTTTCTGTAGTAGCAGGAGTCTGGGTAGTGGATTTTTGATCGCTGTTGCATCCTACCAAGGTCAGTAAGCTAATTGCAGTAACAGGGATGATGTAGATTAAGCGTTTCATAAGACCTCTTGAATAATGATAATTAGCCAAGTAATGGCGGTATCAGCTACTATATCAGCTAAAGTTGCTGGAGACGTAGGAAGATTTTATGCAAGTTTTCTCTCTGTAAATACTAAAATTTTTTATTGGTACGATTGTATCAAGGCTGTTTTTCTATATTAATTTGGAATTAATACTCATCATTTTTGATGAGTAACTAAGGTATTATTTATTACTTTATTTATGATTAAAAAAGAATGTAGAATTCAGAATTAATTAGTGGGGGACTTAAACTCACATATTTATCGGCTACTCGTACAGAATTCAGACTGAACTCTTTCTTGTTAAAAAGTCTTGCATAGAGTTGACAAATTCTTTTAACTCTAAAACTAAGTTAGTAGCATCTCTAAGCTCTTGCTCGTAAGCTAACTTTTCTAGTTTGTCAGCTACTAGATACATAGCTGTGGCTCCAACATTGGCACTAGCACCTTTAAGGTGATGAGCTTCTCGCGCAATTTGGCCAAAGTCATCAGATGCGATCGCTGCAATGATGGTCTCTAAACGGGGTTTAACATCTTCAAGGTATATTTGCAATAGATTTAATTCAAATTCTCCATCATTTTCCGATATCCGATGCAAGTGTTCCCAATCAATTGCTAGGTCAATTTTGTCGTTGTTTGTGGTAGAAACTGTCTGTTCATCAACAACTGGCTCTTGTTTTGAGCGGATAACACTTGTCCAATGCTCTAGAGTGGCAGCCAATTTTTCTTTAAACACTGGCTTACTCAGATAGTCATCCATTCCTGCATTGAGACACATTTGTTTGTCTTCTTTCATCGCATTAGCCGTCATCGCAATTACCACAGGACGACGACGCAGAGCAAAAGCGTCTTCTTGCCAACGATGAATTTCTTTTGTGGTTTCTAAACCGTCAAGAATTGGCATTTGGCAATCCATTAGAATCAAATCATAAGGAATTTTTTCTAATAGCTGCAAAACTTCCTCTCCATTGGCAGCAACATCGGCTTTGTAGCCTAAACTCTGAAGTTGCTTCAGGGCGACTTTTTGATTCACCAAATTATCTTCAGCTAAGAGAATTCTTAACTGGAATTGAGTAGAGGGGTTAGGGGCAGAGGAAGTAAGAATGCTGGAAGTTTCTGTACTTGAGATTTTTGTAGTAGCCTCTAGCCTTCTTCCTTTAGACCCTTCTTCTGGTTGAGGCTGAGTTTTTAGAATAGTCATAATGGTATCAAGGAGTCGAGAGGGCTTAACGGGTTTGACTAAATAAGCAGCAAATCCTATTTTTAGCGCTCGTTGCAATTGGGTGCGTTGATTAATAGAGGTGAGTATAATCAAAGGTATCTTAGCAATTGCAGAATTGGCTTTAATTTGTTCTTCTAAAGTTATGCCAGAAGTTTGAGCCATTTGCATATCAACCAAGACGACATCATAAGAATTACCACACTCACAAGCTTCCTGAATAGCTTCGAGGGCAGCAGCAATACTGTCAGCTTGATCTACCTGCATTCCCCAACCGGTAGCTTGATGATAGATAATTTTGCAATTAGTAGCATTACTATCTACTACTAACAAGCGGCGATTGTTCAAAAATCCGGGTTCGCTCTTGACCTTCGTGTAATGTGTCGCAGGCAAGAAGCTATCGGAGTTTGGCAAAATAGGTTCAAGTTGTTTGGCAAAAGGCACCTCAAACCAAAACTTAGATCCTTTTCCCCTCTGACTTTCCAGCCCAATGACTCCTCCCATCAAAGTCACCAGTTGTTTGCAAATAGCTAATCCTAAACCGGTACCACCATACTTGCGAGTGGTAGAAGCATCCACTTGGGTAAATGGCGTAAAGATTTTGTGTTGCTCTTCAGGGCTAATGCCAAGACCTGTATCTGTAATGGCAAAATAGATGGTGGCTGTTGTGGAGGAAAGGGATGGCTTTGCCAAAGGCGATCGCAATTCTACTTGCACTACGACTTCACCAACGTTAGTGAACTTAATAGCGTTGCTAATTAGGTTCATCAGAATTTGCCGTAACCTACTAGCATCGCCTTTGAGGTAAATAGGGACGTTGTTATAAAGTAGTGCAGCAATTTCTAATCCCTTACTATGGGCTGATGGAGCTAATAATCCCACCACTTCTTCAACACAAGTGGATAGGTTAAAATCTAGAGTTTCGAGAGCCATTTCTCCAGCCTCAAGTTTGGAAAGATCCAAAATCTCGTTGATTAAACTTAAAAGGGCATCTCCACTAATTCGAATTGTTTCAATAAAATCTCGTTGTTCTGGATTTAAGGGAGTATCTAAAACCAAACTGGTCATCCCCAAGACAGCATTCATGGGAGTGCGAATTTCATGACTCATATTTGCCAAAAAAGCACTTTTAGTCTGAGA
This window contains:
- a CDS encoding RNA polymerase sigma factor, RpoD/SigA family; its protein translation is MNNLSYQYLEESNKKEKPLYTADTVRTYLHDIGRIPLLTHEQEINFAKQVQKMMALLAIKEKLATKLKRQPTQQEWVENTDIGEQSLLQQLHQGHKAKQKMIQANLRLVVSIAKKYQRHNLDFLDLIQEGSLGLERGIEKFDPTKGYKFSTYGYWWIRQAITRAIAEQGRTIRLPIHITEKLNKIKRIQRELTQKLGRTPTAVDIAEELSLDPKQIRDYLLLARQPISLELRVGSDKDIELQDMLEDNGLSPELYAEQKFLQQNIQNLLLKLNHQQREILTLRFGLTDGNELSLAEIGQRMGISRERVRQIEQQALGTLRRHKDKIHSYLAS
- a CDS encoding DUF4363 family protein, whose protein sequence is MKRLIYIIPVTAISLLTLVGCNSDQKSTTQTPATTETTKAATVSKTPSATQGGFDTLAGVVTNTKTAVQAGNFDKAQQEFNKFEDSWSKVEDGVKTKSSKTYNTIEDAATQVKGTLKAKDKAKSLKGLQTLETNIATVSKK